DNA from Phocoena phocoena chromosome 1, mPhoPho1.1, whole genome shotgun sequence:
ggcacagcacTGATTCGCAAGGAATGAAGGGACCAACAAATGAATAATAGATAAATTCATGTCCATTAATCCTTTCCCAATACTTTATATGTAAAAACTATTTCTTTGAATCAAAGATAGGCTATATTTGATTAGGAAGTTCCTAATCCCACCAGGAACTTCCCTTGAAAACACATTTTCTGATAAGATGCTGCCTCTGGAATTTTTACAAGCAAAACATCCACAGGAATACAGAGGGCTAGTTGGAGTGGTTCACTCGCACTGATAGTTATTTCTAATTGCTTTTCAAGCATTTTCTAAAAGAGGGAGTGCAGTAATGTACACAGTACACAGAAGACTTTCTGCCATATTAGGGAGACAGTCAGGTGTGAATGTTGTCCCTGAAAGGAGATGAAGCATGAGAAACCTAAGCTGATGGGGTGGGAATTAACAACTATTCTATTTCAGCATGAATGCCAGTGaggtattattgttttttatttctgtaagtgtCAAAAAAGGAAAcggaatgaggaagaaaaagcaattaataaacattagggaaatgtaaatcaaaaccacaatgatggtTACCCACCAGAATGGCTCCAATCAGATAAAACTTATAGTAACAATAACAAATgctgctgaggatgtggagaaattggaacccttgtatactGCTGGTGGTAATGGTTCagccactttgtttttttttaaaatttatttatttatttatttttggctgcgttgggtttttgttgctgcgtgcgggccttttctagttgcagcgagcgggggctactcttcattgtggtgcacgtgcttctcattgcggtggcttcgcttgttgtggagcacgggctctaggcacgcgggcttcagtagttgtggcttgcgggctctagagcacaggctcagtagttgtgacgcacaggcttagttgctccacggcatgtgggatcttcccggcccagggctcgaacccgtgtcccctgcattggcaggcggattcttaaccactgtgccaccagggaagccctggttcagCCACTTTGTAAGGCAccctggcagttcctcaaaaggttaaacatagagttcagtccaagatggcagagtagaaggacctcctcccacaaatacatcagaaacatATCTACATGTTCCAGTTCTCACGGAACATCTACTGAAAGCTTGCAGAAGATCTCatacaaccaaagctgcaagaaagatcctcatgtaactgggtaggacgaagggaaaagggagaagaggatGTGGGACAGGACCTGTGCTCCTGGGAGGGAGCGGTGAAAGAGGACAGCTTCCCTCACCCTGAGAACATCCTTCACTGGCTGGGAGGTCCACCAGGACAGATAGGGAGCTTCAGAGGCTGGAGAGGAGAGTGTGGGAGCTGGCTTGCTGCCCTGCGGGGTAGAGATACACCAACATAGATGGTTCTGGCCATGTTGCCACATTTCTGAGCCCAAGACGCATGCCTGCTGGTGTGTGCAGTGACTGGGTGGTGAAACTCAGGTTTCAGAggacagacccagggagaggacatgGTTTGGCTGTGGGGAGACATCCCAAAGAGCCTGGAGTGTGACCCAGGCTGCAACTGGGGGTGCACACAGGATGGAGCATGGGTCTGCCATAGGAGCCCCATTGTCAACACacaaggggaggggggtgggcctGCCACAGCAGCCTCATTGTCAGCATGCTCACAGCAGGGTGTGACTCCAATCACCACAGATGCTGTGAACTTTGTGGGTGGCACACATGAAGGCGGGCCTGAAATCTGAGCTTATCGCTGGCGATTCCACTGCAGGTGCTGGGTTGCAGCTTTGGCAGGTTGCTGCTCTGGCAGATTTTGGGTTCAGGACTGCACGTGCCTGCCTGGGGGCTGTCTGAGCTGATTACCAGCAGTCCCACTGTGGGTGCAGGGAGGTGGCCCCAGTGAGTTCTCACTATGGTGGATTTGGGACCAGAACCATGCATGCCTGAAGGCCATCTGGGTCAATTGTAGACGGGCTCAGGGAACACGACTCCAGTGGGTTTATGGAGCAACCACTTTGTGAGTGCACCTGCACGCTTAAGGGACCTCAGGTTACCAGAGCCCCCAAGCAAAGGTGTCCCTCGAGGGCAGTGCCAGGCAATAGTGGTCTTTGTGGGTGCTCACACCAGGTGGCAGGCAGCATCACAGAATCGCACGTCCTGGTAGACAGTTCCTGGGGAGAAACATGCAGCAGCTCCTCTCCCAGAGGGAGTGCTCCAGTCCCGCCTACTTCACACCACAGCTTAGAACCAGATCTGGGGACTTCTACTACAACAGTGGGGGAGCAGACCCTTCCCCTTTGCAGGGCTATGACATCCAcaaagcaaagaggaggccccaccCAACATCCAGTGtgggctctggtcaccacaacaccaaacacaccccctatcaagggtACAAGGGCCACCCTAAGGAAAGAGATGGCAAGCATGCATACCCAAAACAGCCCTCACACGAGAAATTTTGGATTCAAGCAGGCTACacagggacactcccacataaaaacagcccttcaagaccacagtagataactttctcctaaattcacagtcagagaaatataagaaaaatgaaaaagcagaggaattactcccaattaaaagaataagagaaatcccctgaaagaacaatgaaacagatGACCTCTCCAGTCTACCAGACCACAAGTTCtaaaaggaagtaataaaaatgctgaaggaattaagaaaagctattgttagaaattcagatcattgtaacaaggaactagaaactacaAAGAGGAGCCAATCAAAATTACACCATTCAATTGCCAAGATGAAAACAAAGCCAAAGGCAATAAATAGCAaactaaataatgcagaagaatgaataagtgatctggaagatagaatagtggaaatcactcaaatcagaacagcagacaaagacaaataaaaaaaagtgaaagcaacaTACAAGATCTATGGGATAACCTAAAGCATGCCAATCTGCACATAATAGGAATCctagaagcagaagaaagagaaaaggggatcgaaaatgtacttgaaaaaattatggctgaaaacttcccagacctaaagaaggaaacagatttccaggcacaggaagcacagagggtcccaaacaagatgaacccaaacagacctactcTAAGatgtatcataattaaaatgccaaaagttaaagagagaattctaaaagtagcaagagaaaaacaaataggcagttacaagggaacccccataaggctatcagctgatttctctacagaaattttgcaggccggaagggagtggcaagatatattcaaagtcctgaaagggaaaaacctgcaacctaggatactctactcagcaaggttatcatttagaatagaaggagagagaaagaatttctcagacaagcaaaaactaaaggaatACAGGAATACTAAACCTATCTTAAActaaatattgaaaggtcttctctaaatggaaaagaagcaagaatctataggaaagagaaaacaacagTAGAAGAGGTAAGTATATAAAAGGATTAAAGCTCACTGAAATAAGTCAGTAcataggtttaaaattttttttaattgtatgaaaGTGATTATAACTACAGTGTtcagcaaaagaataaacatgaagatgtaaaatgagacatcaaatcacaaaatgtgggggaggggagtaagaaaatgtagatcttttagaatgtgtttgagcttatatgactaccagtctaaagcaagtagatttAGTgatgggttaacatacttgaaaatcagagtaaccacaaatcaaaatcatatttaaaagattcacaaaaaaaacaaaaagaaaaaaggtactcaagcataatacaaaagaaaaccatcaaaccacaaaaggaaaaacaaaaagaagaaacaaagaagatatacaaaatcaactgaaaaacaaggtttaaagtgacaataaatacatacttatcaataattactttaaatgtcaatggacaaAAGGCTCTGATCAAAAGACGTAGAGTGGCAGACTGAATAATAAGacaagaacctacaatatgctgcctacagtagacccactttagggcaaagaaCACATATGGATTGAAagtggatggaaaaaatatttcatgcaagtggaaatgacaagaaagcagggatAGCAATActtaaatcagacaaaatagactttaaaacaaggtcataaagaaagataaagaaggacactgtataatgataaaaggatcaatacaagaagaggatattacattcGTTATCCTATATGCTgtcaatataggagcacctaaatacataaaacaaatactaacagacataaagggagaattgatgggaatacaataatagtaggagacttttaacaccccactgacgtcaatggacagatcttccagacagaagaaactattagaactgataaacgaattcagtaAGGTagaaggatacaagattaacatagagaaatcagttgcatttctttacactaacaatgaaatatcaggaagacaaagtaaaaaaaaatcccttttaaaattgtgtccaaaaaaagtgaaatacctaggaataaacctgaccgaagagatgaaagacttatatgctgagaactgtaaaaacattgataaaggaaattgaaggtgattcaaagaaatgaaaagaaataccatgctcttggattagaagaattaatatagttaaaatggccatactacccaaagcaatctacagatttaacatgATCTGTATCagattacccatgacatttttcacagaactagaacaaataatcctaaaatttacatggaaccacaaaagacccagaattgccaaagtaatcctgaggaaaaagagcaCAGCTAGAGGCATAATCTTCCCAGACTTCAGgcaatactacaaaggtacagtaatgtaaacagcatggtattggcacaaaaacagacatatggatcagtggaacagaatagagagcccagaaataaatctacacacctacagtcaattaatctacaacagagtagacaagaatatacaatggagaaaagacagcctcttcaataagtggtgctgggaaaactggacagctacatgtaaaagaatgaaattagaacattctaacaccatatacaaaaataagctcaaaatggattaaagacctaaatgtaagaccagatactataaaattcctagaggaaagcataggaagaacattctttgacataaaccacagcaatatttttttagatctgtctcctagagtaatggaaataaaagcaaaaataaatgattgggacctaattaaacttaaaagcttttgcacagcaaaggaaaccataaacagaatgagaagataacctgcagaatgggagaaaatttttgcaaatgatgtgaccaacaagggattagtctccaaaatttacaaagagctcatacagttcagtatcaaaaaacaaacaacccaatcaaaaaatggtcagaatgggacttccctggtggcacagtggttaagagtctgcctgccaatgcaggggacacgggttcgatccctggtctgggaagatcctacatgctgtggagcagccgggcccgtgtgccacaactactgaagcccacgtgcttagagcccatgctctgcaacaagagaagccaccgcaacgagaagcccgcgcaccgcaacaaagagtagccctgctcaatgcaactagaggaagcccgcgcgcagcagcgaagacccaatgcagccaaaaataaatttataaataaataaataaattgtatatcttaaaaaaaaaaaagggggcagaagacctaaatagacatttctccaaagaagatatacaggtggccaacagacacatgaaaagatgctcaacattgctaattattagaaaaatacaaatcaaaactacaatgaggtattacctcacaccagtcaaaatagtcatcatcaaaaagtctacaaataaatgctggagatagtgtggagaaaagggactgttggtgggaatgtaaataggtgcaatatggagaacagtatggaggttccttaaaaaactaaaaatagagttaccatatgatccagcaatcccactcctgggcatatatctggagaaaactctaattcgaaaagagacatgctccccaatgttcatagctgcactatttacagtagccaagacgtggaagcaacctaaatgtccatagacagatgaatggataaagaagatgtggtatatatatacgatggaatattactcagccattaaaaaatgaaataatgccatttgcagcaacatggatgggcctagagattatcatataaaCTGAAGTAAGTGAGACAAAGACAGCcatcatatatcacttatgtgtggaatctaaaatatgatacagatgaacttatttccaaaacatgtttgaaacagactcacagacatagaaaacaaacttatggttgccaaagggggaAAGGTTggcgtgggggagggataaattaggagtttggaattaacagagaCACActaatatatctaaaatagataaacaacaaggacttactgtatagcacagggaactatattcagtatcttgtaataatctataatagaaaagaatctgaaaaaggctaggtatatgtatatgtataactgaatcaccttgctgtacacctgaaactaacacaacattgtaaatcaagtgtacttcaataaaaaaagaaaaaattaataaaaaatcaaacaatttcaGTCAAAAAAAGGGGGGTTAAACATAGACTTAccgtatgacctagcaattccactcctagctatATCCCCCAAGAGAACTGAGAACATATGTCCACATGAAAATTTGTACAtaccagcattattcaaaataaccagtaagtggaaacaacccaaatgtccatctacaaatgaatggataaacaaaatgtggtacattaTTGGAacattatttagcaataaaaagaaatgaagactgatATATGCTATAGCATGGATGAACCGTCAAAACATTATTGTAAGTGATAGAAGTCAGatgcaaaagaccacatattatatgatcccatttaccatttatGAATTattgcagaggaaaaaaataatcagaaaattccATCCTCTGGAGGTTAATGTCACTTCTTCTGAatatgcttgatttttttttttctttctcaaattttatCTTTAGGAACTGCATTAACTCTTTAtcgttcttttttaatttttattttttaggtccCTGGTTTGATATGTACTTAACTGCTCGAGACCCAATTGTCCTgaactttaatccatttatgtcaTTCAACCCTGACCCAAAGTCCGAGTACAACGACCAGCTCACCCGGGCAACCAACATGACTGTCTCTGCCGTCCGGTTTCTgaagacacttcaggctgacctTTTGGAACCAGAAGTGTTCCACTTGAACCCTGCCAAAAGTGACACTGATACCTTCAAGAGACTCATACGCTTTGTGCCTTCCTCTCTGTCCTGGTATGGCGCCTACTTGGTCAATGCATATCCCCTGGATATGTCCCAGTATTTTCGGCTTTTCAATTCCACTCGTTTACCCAAACCCAGTCGAGATGAACTCTTCACTGATGACAAGGCCAGACACCTCCTGGTCCTAAGAAAAGGACACTTCTATGTCTTTGATGTCCTGGATCAAGATGGGAACATTGTGAGTGCCTCAGAAATCCAGGCTCATCTGAAGTACATTCTCTCAGACAGTAGCCTGGCCCCCGAGTTTCCACTGTCATATCTGACCAGTGAGAACCGGGACATCTGGGCAGAGCTCAGACAGAAGCTGGTGAGTGGTGGCAACGAGGAGACCCTGAGGAAAGTGGACTCTGCTGTATTCTGTCTCTGCCTAGATGACTTCCCCATTAAGGACCTTGTCCACTTGTCCCACAACATGCTGCACGGTGACGGCACAAACCGCTGGTTTGATAAATCCTTTAACCTCATTATAGCCAAGGATGGCACTGCTGCTATCCACTTTGAGCATGCTTGGGGCGATGGTGTTGCAGTGCTCAGGTTTTTTAATGAAGTGTTTAAAGACAGCACTCAGGCCCCTGCCATCACTCCACGGAGCCAACCAGCTAACACTGACTCTTCTGTCGCCGTACGAAAACTCAACTTCAAGCTGAACGATGCTTTAAAGACTGGCATTAGCGCTGCTAAGGAAAAATTTGATGCCACCATGAAAACCCTCACCATTGACTACATCCAGTTTCAGAGAGGAGGCAAAGAATTCCTGAAGAAGCAGAAGCTGAGCCCTGACTCGGTGGCTCAGCTGGCCTTCCAGATGGCCCTCCTGCAACAGTACGGGCAGACAGTGGCCACCTATGAGTCCTGTAGCACTGCAGCATTCAAGCACGGCCGCACCGAGACCATCCGCCCGGCCTCCATCTTCACAAAGAGGTGCTCTGAGGCCTTTGTCAGGGAGCCCTCCAAGCACAGTGCTGGAGAGCTTCAGCAGATGATAGCCAAGTGCTCCACGTACCACAACCAGCTGACCAAAGAAGCAGCGATGGGTGAGACAGGGTTTGGGGAGCATGCCCTTAGGTCTTGTTGCCCTCAGCACTGGGGTAAGCCTCAGCTCTATCCTCCCCCACATCTGATTTCCACCTCTTCACTAGGTTTAATCCACCTGCCaactgattattatttttttcaaccttAGCAGTCCAAACAGCCAGACTAGCCATTAGAGTTCAGAATATTCTCTCCTCTTAAGCAGGGATGGGGAAATGCATCCAACATCGTCCTCATTTAAGGTCACTTTCAGCCATGTTACATACTCTCTTCCTATTATTTATTGGTCATCAGACTCACTTTTGACAACGTAGGATTTCTAAGCCCACGGCCCCTCTTACTTCACTTCAGTTGAAGTGTATTGGTTGCCTGTAAATAGGCCATCTCAGAAGCTCTTCCCAACCTAAGTGTCATCTTTCTTTGCCTCTTCATAGTAAAATTCGAGACCTAGAAAGGACCTGGAGGATCACACAGTCCAGTTCCTTCATGCAGCCAAAGTCCTGGAACTGAAAGGGACCTCCAAGACATTGTAGTCTCATCCTTCTCCAATTTTATAAGTATGAAACTGAGACCActggctcagggtcacacagcaaattaTCAGGAAAGCAGAGATTAGAACCCTGGTCAAATACCCCTTCCATTTTGTTCCACTGACTCAGTCTTGTCTTTTACACTTGATttggactttggcttttaccttAGTTTTTGAGTCCATAGTGTGTTCTCCACGTACTTTTCTTGACTGTTTGACTAAACTGattcaatttcaaaattttaaaaatcatgttcatTTTAGGCTGATTTTTAGCTCAGCTGttcacagctttttaaaaaggaatattctAGAATGAACTGAGCCAGAGGTTAGCAAGCCGGAGGTGTGCATGCAGAGATAAACAAACCCTTCTTCCACTCTCAAGGATGCTGTGAAGGTGCTCCTACCATGGGTCGGAGGTTTTACCAAGTGAGGTCCCTTTCAGTTCTGAGATTCTTAGACTCTGGTTTTCCATTTTGTCTCTGACAGGCCAGGGCTTTGATCGACACTTGTTTGCTCTGCGGTACCTGGGAGCAGCCAAAGGGATTGACCTGCCCGAGCTATACCTGGACCCTGCATATAGGCAGATAAACCACAACATCCTGTCCACGAGCACGTTGAGCAGCCCAGCAGTGAACATTGGCGGCTTTGCCCCCGTGGTCCCTGATGGTTTTGGCATTGCGTATGCTGTTCATGACAACTGGATAGGCTGCAACGTCTCTGCCTACCAAGGCCGCAATGCCCACGAGTTTCTCCAGTGTGTGGAGAAGGCCTTAGAAGGCATGTTTGATGCCTTAGAAGGCAAAGCCATCAAATCTTAACTTCTGGGTGGATGAAAAGCCTCTATTCCTTCATCAACATGAAAATTGGGGCCTCTGTAACCAGTAGGCCCTGTTCTGTGACTAATGAAACTAATTGTGAGGTGCCTGAGCACCAGTGCTATAAGGTTTGAGCTTTAAAACCGTGGTTTTAAAGCTAAACATGTAATTTCCAAGTGGAACTACATCACAACTAAAGATTATGTGAGATTTCAATTTTAAGGACATTTATCAGGAGGTAAGACTTAGAAAATAACTCAGGTGTATTTATTGTTGaagcagaaataaaatgcaattcATGCTTAGAGGTGGTTCCTcttaggttttgggtttttttgtttttgtttttaattgtttaaccTCGTTGCCTAATCCCCACAAAGAACTTTCCAGTAGTAAGTTCAGGTGATAGTAAGTTCATATTGGCTCCTGGCTCTTCGGGTGATGGTAGGAAATGCTCTTTTATCTTTCCTGTAAACTTGCTTTTCTCTCCTGGGATATCCTTTGTTTAAAAACCCTCTTCATTTTTCTAAGGAGTAAACCACTACTGCTCGATTCTGATAGTCCTGCTGCAATAAAGGGTTATATCCATGGATTTAGGGAGTTCTATATCACTGTTCTTCCAGCCAAATGAAGATTAATAACtggtgtgtatttatttttaccagtTGAATCTTGTGTGCTAATTATGGAATAAGGTAGAATTATTGCTCTATACATTTTGCACTTGAAACCTCTCCATTGAGTGAGCACAGAATTTATTGTTAGAACATCACTGCTCTAACAATTTATTGTTAGAATACTGCTATAATGTGAAAAGGAAGcgtgttctcttttgtttttgaaaaggaagggtttttgtttgtgtttaattTCACCTGCGTTTCTAGTGGCTTGCCCAGCAAGTTACTGGACAGCTGGGTTGAATTCTGGTATGAGCCAGTCACAAAGCTCTTccaatgcattatctcatttaatcctccttaCAGTTCATGTAAACACTCCTGCACGTTTTCTTAGCCGACCCTGTCCATCCTTTGCTCATTAACCATTTAGTGAATACCCAGCAGGTCCCAGGTCCTCCATACTCCATGGTTTGATAAGAGAGAGGCATTTGTGGCTGCCAATGCACATAAACATATGCTGCTCTCATTCAGGAACCGTGATCAGGAATACCTGAACTCTGGTATCTTGGTTCTACCATGTCCTCACTTTATGACTATAGGCAAGTTCTTTTGCCTTTCTGGTCTGTGAGTTccattgtaaaatggggataattcctATAGCATGGGGATGTCGTGAGAATTAGCTGTAACGATGTAGGTAAAGCACCTGGCATACAGCTGaagctgagcctgtgctctcttGTTCTGTGATGTCTTGCTGCCGCTGTTCCATTCCTTATTGAAGTGCTGACCCCTCTTGGATAGCAAGTTCCCCATAGCAGGAGCTCTTAAGACCGAAGCATCAATTGAAGCTTGGTGGAAAAGTATATTTCATGCTTATGTTCAGGTGGATGTACCCTTGGGCAGTACATCTTGGGTGCGAGCAGTCCCTTAAAGGGGAACTGCCGGCCTGTCCCAGTGTTCAGCATTCCTGTTTACAACTTCCTCCACCCCCTCTTGATCTTGGATTCATGCTATGAAGGGTTCTACGAGGTAGCTAGGATGGCAAAAACAGTTATTAAGTCTCAATCCAGTTGGAGCTCACACACAGGTCTTGCACATTTGTACAGAACTCAACTATTTGTAAAGCATCAGCCGATTTGATCCCCTCAGCTCTGAAATAGaagttatccccattttccatACAAAAGATGGACAGGTTGGGGGAGCTTGATAACATGTAGGATTAGGACCAGCTCTCTTGATTCCTTGTCCAGtgctttttttcctatatttgttTGTCTAGGCTTCCGGTAATTAGACCTTACATTAGCTGGCCTCCCAACTCAGGAGGATGAGTTTTGTTAAATTAATACCTGTTGCTCCTGACCCTAAAGCAGCTCCCATGTGGAGTTTCCCACGGTGCTTCGGGAAGCCAGCAAGCTCTGTCCTGGTGGCTCTTTTCCATGACTCCTGAACAAGTATGGCACATCTCCAGATCCACAGTCACACCAGCCTCTCTGGAAGTTATCTGCTACTCTTTGAGGTGCCTCCAGGATCCCCAGGGTGAGTTTCGTGGATACTATGTaggttaaattttttattatttttttaaattttcttattttttttttgcggtacgcgggcctctcactgttgtggcctctccccttgcggagcacaggctctggatgcgcaggctcagcgtccacgactcacgggcctagctgctccgcggcatgtgggatcctcccggacctgggcacgaacccgtgtcccctgcctcggcaggcggactcccaaccactgcaccaccagggaagcccaaggttacatttttaaaaagacagctttattgagctatactTCCCATACCATACATTTCACTTATTTAAAGTATATCATTCTGtcatttttagcatattcacagagttctgcaaccatcaccacaatcaattttagaacattttcatctccagTAGAAAGGCTGTACC
Protein-coding regions in this window:
- the CPT2 gene encoding carnitine O-palmitoyltransferase 2, mitochondrial isoform X1, whose product is MVAGLLLRAWPRGLTFGPGALSRLLSTGFDPGQYLQLSIVPTMHYQDSLPRLPIPKLEDTIRRYLSAQKPLLDDGQFRKTEQLCKSFENGIGKELHKQLVAQDKQNKHTSYISGPWFDMYLTARDPIVLNFNPFMSFNPDPKSEYNDQLTRATNMTVSAVRFLKTLQADLLEPEVFHLNPAKSDTDTFKRLIRFVPSSLSWYGAYLVNAYPLDMSQYFRLFNSTRLPKPSRDELFTDDKARHLLVLRKGHFYVFDVLDQDGNIVSASEIQAHLKYILSDSSLAPEFPLSYLTSENRDIWAELRQKLVSGGNEETLRKVDSAVFCLCLDDFPIKDLVHLSHNMLHGDGTNRWFDKSFNLIIAKDGTAAIHFEHAWGDGVAVLRFFNEVFKDSTQAPAITPRSQPANTDSSVAVRKLNFKLNDALKTGISAAKEKFDATMKTLTIDYIQFQRGGKEFLKKQKLSPDSVAQLAFQMALLQQYGQTVATYESCSTAAFKHGRTETIRPASIFTKRCSEAFVREPSKHSAGELQQMIAKCSTYHNQLTKEAAMGQGFDRHLFALRYLGAAKGIDLPELYLDPAYRQINHNILSTSTLSSPAVNIGGFAPVVPDGFGIAYAVHDNWIGCNVSAYQGRNAHEFLQCVEKALEGMFDALEGKAIKS
- the CPT2 gene encoding carnitine O-palmitoyltransferase 2, mitochondrial isoform X2 gives rise to the protein MVAGLLLRAWPRGLTFGPGALSRLLSTGFDPGQYLQLSIVPTMHYQDSLPRLPIPKLEDTIRRYLSAQKPLLDDGQFRKTEQLCKSFENGIGKELHKQLVAQDKQNKHTSYISGPWFDMYLTARDPIVLNFNPFMSFNPDPKSEYNDQLTRATNMTVSAVRFLKTLQADLLEPEVFHLNPAKSDTDTFKRLIRFVPSSLSWYGAYLVNAYPLDMSQYFRLFNSTRLPKPSRDELFTDDKARHLLVLRKGHFYVFDVLDQDGNIVSASEIQAHLKYILSDSSLAPEFPLSYLTSENRDIWAELRQKLVSGGNEETLRKVDSAVFCLCLDDFPIKDLVHLSHNMLHGDGTNRWFDKSFNLIIAKDGTAAIHFEHAWGDGVAVLRFFNEVFKDSTQAPAITPRSQPANTDSSVAVRKLNFKLNDALKTGISAAKEKFDATMKTLTIDYIQFQRGGKEFLKKQKLSPDSVAQLAFQMALLQQYGQTVATYESCSTAAFKHGRTETIRPASIFTKRCSEAFVREPSKHSAGQGFDRHLFALRYLGAAKGIDLPELYLDPAYRQINHNILSTSTLSSPAVNIGGFAPVVPDGFGIAYAVHDNWIGCNVSAYQGRNAHEFLQCVEKALEGMFDALEGKAIKS